The Gossypium hirsutum isolate 1008001.06 chromosome D03, Gossypium_hirsutum_v2.1, whole genome shotgun sequence genomic interval AtggtgtatttaaaaaaaatttcagcctCAGAAGAGTTTGTTTAAAACAATGTAATGAATCTGTTGTCCGATCTCAACACCTAGAGTACATCATGGATCTAATATCTTTCTTAAATATCTGATATAAGGATATAGCATATTAAAATTTCAGCCTAAGGAGAGTTTGTAGAGAACAATATAATGTATCCGTTGTCCGATTTCAACACCTAGAGCACATCTAGATGCTTCTAATACCTTAAATATCTGATATATATCTAAATCCATCCACTAAAATTGATTTTTTGTCAAGTTGAAATTTTTCTCACAAAGATGCTTAACTTCCCAACGACTTTATATTCAGATCCTTTAATCTAACTGCAACTGCAATAAATAAGTATTTTAAGTGATTGTGCTAATACAAAATAAATGTCAAGCTAACCTATATTGCTaaaattcttcatttttctttaagttcTATAACCCTCAAAGGATCCTCCTAATGCAAGGACAGTTTTAGAAAAAGTTTAATATCCCCATATCAGGCACATACTTATATCTGACACTCACACCCAAGTCCAAATGATAGAAGCTAACTGTTCACAGTTCCTgagaatataataatataaaaggtGAACATAATTTGATCTTccgttttcattttcataacttttaatAAGATTTCAATCTTTCTACCTggatttaacttttttattaggACAAGAGGACACTCAACGAATTCTTCAGATGTAATGAGAGTGTAAAATTATTCATTACTGAATATGAAAGGACAGCAAATGACCTTGAAAAGCCAATGGGGACTCTCTGGAGAAAATTCCATAAAAAGAGCAAGTAAAGCAGCAGGAACAGCAGATACCCAGAAACATATGCGCCACCTGTGTACATCATCAAATTAAGAAATATGTCATCAATCTGATTCAGAAAAGCACAATCCAAGTTGTTCAATTATGAATTCTTTTTGAAGAAGAGAATGTGACACCAAGCAAATCATCTTGTGGTGGGGCGCTGGTAGTGTGGTTGTAAAGTTTGCTTCATATAACCATAAACAACAGATTAAAACAACCtttatgttaattataattttcaaagCTACCACTAATTCACTCAGCATTTCTTACCAACCCTCAGTTTCCTTAGCAGGGAATCCAATTAACAGAGAACTCATCAATCCTAGGCTTGTTGCAATCTGAGTGAAGCTTCCATATGTGCCTCTTACATAAGCAGGAGAAACCTGTGCATGGATCAAATTGCTATTTGCAAATatatgaaagaaaagaagaaaccaTCTTTTAGATACCTCTGTCACATAAAGAGTTGCAAGCGTTGGGCCAAGACCCATTCCAGTCCCAACAAATAACCTCCCTAAAAGCATACCCGAAAGGTTTTTTGCTGTTGCACTGCAAGAACATTATTGGATCTAAGAACCTAAACTGAGGAACTTTGTTAAGATTATCAATTTAAAAGACTGCAAGCATGATGCCAGGGAGAGCCTGTAATGTACTCTTTATAACTTAATTTGCATATGAGAACTAAAAGAGAAAGGTAGCTGGGGCTTGTTATTTCTCATAAATGGCTCAAGGACCCAAAACGCAAGTGATGGAAATTAAGAGGTAAATTTACCAGTTAATCTGAAATTTTTGCCTTGTGAATACTAGTATGagctaaaatctaataaaaagaATCTGAATAAACCTTCAAAGGCATTATCATATAAAAGCATTCAATTATACTGGAGACACATTCAAAAAATCCTAAAAGTTAAGGTAAATTAAATAATACAGCAATTACCTCATTGAAGACCCAATTATCATAGGTAAAGCACATAGCTGGAATGCCCTGCGAAACCCAACCCTATCCACTATCAAACCACTGAACGTTGATCCAAGAAAGCCCCCCCCTAAACATATGCTTACAACCAAACCTTGATTACAACAAAATACAACATATTAATAGAGCAGTTTCTCAAATAAGACACGAATACTAAAACCTAAATTCATTGCAATACTACCTTCAGCCATGGTATTCCCATTAAAATGAAGATCATTTGAAATACTTTCTAGTGTTTCATTAATTACTCTGCATTAACAACAGCGAGTATTAAGAATGCATTATCTCAAGAAATTCCACAAAAGAAAAaccaagaacaaaagaaaatctCAAAAGGAACAAACCCAAGATGGTAACCGTATAAGAAGGAAGCTAAGGATGCCACGAGTATATACAAGAATGATCGCTTCCAAGAAGGGTTTCCAATCTCTTTACTCACTCCATTCAGTGAACGTACTTAAAAGCACACATATGGAATTAGCAAACGGTCAGTACTAAGTACTATTCCAAATTTGGAGCAAAATGCATGCAAATAAGAGATCAAATACACAATCCCATAGCATAAAAAACCATaacataaaacaaaagcaaaGCTTTCAGCTTCAtataatttgcatttttttaaaaggttataaAGGGGTTTCCAATATCTTTGATCACTCCACTCAGTGAACGTACCTAAAAGCAAAAATAAGGAATTAGCGAACTGTCAGTACTAAGTACTTTTCCAAATTCTGAGCAAAATGCATGCAGATAAGAGATCAAGTACAAAATCCCATAGCATAAAAAACCATAACACAAACCTAAAGCAAAGCTTCCAACTCCATACAACttggatttttttaaaaggttatatATTGTTTCTTCAATAATGaccattttattatcttaatcacTAAAACAACCACTTGCTTCCTACTGCCCCCATATCAAAAGACAAACATTTGCTTACATGCCTCGTAAACAAAATCATGGCATAACCTTCTCTTGGAAACAAAAGTCATGGGATTACCAAAAATAAACCCTTTTTAAAATACCAACTTAAAAATCACAAAGAAATGAAGAATCAAGGAAAATGGAGAAAACCTGAACCTTGCTCTTTGTCATAGGCATTGATATAATCTCTGGTGCCACGCTTATACATGGAATAAGCATCGGCGTGTCGTCCCCGCATTGCCACGTTACTATAAACACCCTCCTCCCCGGGACTAAATACAGAACTTTCGGAAATCAACTGCGAAATAAATTCAAAGATCAATCACAAATCAACTAATCAAATAGAtcactccaatttttttttattccatcATGTAATTATGTAAGCCAAAAACGACTGCATTGAGAGAgaacaataaaaaaagaaaagcaaagcaaATTACGGAGATCAGAAATAGGAGTCGTTAAACAACAGAAACAAAGCTATCGTAGCCGTTTCTGTGGGATCAAGAAATAGAGAAACAACTTAACAGATCAAAAAGATAGTAAATTATTTGAGAAACAGAGGAACGGCAGCGTTCGCACGGAAGATCAAAACTTTAAATAACTCACCATTTTCGGGTTCACCAATAGAAAGAAATAAacagattaaaagaaaaaagaaaaaaaaataaacgaCACGTCGAATAAGGAAGAAATGagcgtatatatatacatatatatatatagatataggtGTATAATTAGAGCTTTAAAATGAGAAGATGGAAAGTGGCGGAATCAGAATTCATTAAAGATAAGAGGTTTGACAAATGAGGAGGTAAAAGAGAGAAATCAGAAATGGCGAAATGACAAAGAACGGACAGGAGTGTAAAATGCGGTGGGAAAGGTCACTGATGATAGTCGCTAATGTCGCACTGTACTTGACAAAACTGATTGTA includes:
- the LOC107949553 gene encoding probable plastidic glucose transporter 3 isoform X4, with protein sequence MLISESSVFSPGEEGVYSNVAMRGRHADAYSMYKRGTRDYINAYDKEQGSVRSLNGVSKEIGNPSWKRSFLYILVASLASFLYGYHLGVINETLESISNDLHFNGNTMAEGLVVSICLGGGFLGSTFSGLIVDRVGFRRAFQLCALPMIIGSSMSATAKNLSGMLLGRLFVGTGMGLGPTLATLYVTEVSPAYVRGTYGSFTQIATSLGLMSSLLIGFPAKETEGWWRICFWVSAVPAALLALFMEFSPESPHWLFKEGRAADAEAAFEKLLGGPYVKGAMAELSKSERGGEAETVKLSELLFGHHRKVVFIGSTLFALQQLSGSFAALLLMDKLGRKVLLIGSFSGMVVAMGLQAASASSLVSSSNEVYLSVGGMLLFVLAFSVGAGPVPSLLLSEMFPGRIRAKAMSVCLASHWVVNFFVGLLFLRLLEQIGPLVLNTIFATFCLVAVIFVKRNVLETKGKSLQEIEIALLPPE
- the LOC107949553 gene encoding probable plastidic glucose transporter 3 isoform X5; protein product: MLISESSVFSPGEEGVYSNVAMRGRHADAYSMYKRGTRDYINAYDKEQGSVRSLNGVSKEIGNPSWKRSFLYILVASLASFLYGYHLGVINETLESISNDLHFNGNTMAEGLVVSICLGGGFLGSTFSGLIVDRVGFRRAFQLCALPMIIGSSMSATAKNLSGMLLGRLFVGTGMGLGPTLATLYVTEVSPAYVRGTYGSFTQIATSLGLMSSLLIGFPAKETEGWWRICFWVSAVPAALLALFMEFSPESPHWLFKEGRAADAEAAFEKLLGGPYVKGAMAELSKSERGGEAETVKLSELLFGHHRKVVFIGSTLFALQQLSGINSVFFFSSTVFKSAGVSSQSANISVGIANFLGSFAALLLMDKLGRKVLLIGSFSGMVVAMGLQAASASSLVSSSNEVYLSVGGMLLLNA
- the LOC107949553 gene encoding probable plastidic glucose transporter 3 isoform X1, producing MLISESSVFSPGEEGVYSNVAMRGRHADAYSMYKRGTRDYINAYDKEQGSVRSLNGVSKEIGNPSWKRSFLYILVASLASFLYGYHLGVINETLESISNDLHFNGNTMAEGLVVSICLGGGFLGSTFSGLIVDRVGFRRAFQLCALPMIIGSSMSATAKNLSGMLLGRLFVGTGMGLGPTLATLYVTEVSPAYVRGTYGSFTQIATSLGLMSSLLIGFPAKETEGWWRICFWVSAVPAALLALFMEFSPESPHWLFKEGRAADAEAAFEKLLGGPYVKGAMAELSKSERGGEAETVKLSELLFGHHRKVVFIGSTLFALQQLSGINSVFFFSSTVFKSAGVSSQSANISVGIANFLGSFAALLLMDKLGRKVLLIGSFSGMVVAMGLQAASASSLVSSSNEVYLSVGGMLLFVLAFSVGAGPVPSLLLSEMFPGRIRAKAMSVCLASHWVVNFFVGLLFLRLLEQIGPLVLNTIFATFCLVAVIFVKRNVLETKGKSLQEIEIALLPPE
- the LOC107949553 gene encoding probable plastidic glucose transporter 3 isoform X2 — protein: MLISESSVFSPGEEGVYSNVAMRGRHADAYSMYKRGTRDYINAYDKEQVRSLNGVSKEIGNPSWKRSFLYILVASLASFLYGYHLGVINETLESISNDLHFNGNTMAEGLVVSICLGGGFLGSTFSGLIVDRVGFRRAFQLCALPMIIGSSMSATAKNLSGMLLGRLFVGTGMGLGPTLATLYVTEVSPAYVRGTYGSFTQIATSLGLMSSLLIGFPAKETEGWWRICFWVSAVPAALLALFMEFSPESPHWLFKEGRAADAEAAFEKLLGGPYVKGAMAELSKSERGGEAETVKLSELLFGHHRKVVFIGSTLFALQQLSGINSVFFFSSTVFKSAGVSSQSANISVGIANFLGSFAALLLMDKLGRKVLLIGSFSGMVVAMGLQAASASSLVSSSNEVYLSVGGMLLFVLAFSVGAGPVPSLLLSEMFPGRIRAKAMSVCLASHWVVNFFVGLLFLRLLEQIGPLVLNTIFATFCLVAVIFVKRNVLETKGKSLQEIEIALLPPE